Within Triticum dicoccoides isolate Atlit2015 ecotype Zavitan chromosome 1B, WEW_v2.0, whole genome shotgun sequence, the genomic segment AGGAGCGGAGCGGCCGTTGGCATAATTCTGTAGACCACACACACATAAAAAAATGGTAGACAGACAAGGCAGTTACTTTGCAGTATTCACGGAAAGCATGAATTCTGACTCCAGCGTCCTGATAGGAACGAATTGAAGATCTTAAAACAGtagagaagctactatctcaatgaAGAAAAACTTGGGTTCAAATCAATACCATATCCTGGCCTGAATTCTGCCAGTACGGTCGTCGAAGTCAAACAGAATCTCATTATCCAAGTCACGTTGATTCCACATCACACCAACGAAACGTGCCTTCATCAACATAAGGGTCATTATATACTGAAATTTTAGCTTAAGTCTGAATCGACCAAGCTAGTGGTATATTTTCCACTTATAGTGCTTCCTAGCATTCCATGGAGACACAACGCACCTCCTATTGCACTGAAGGAAGAAGCATTGATACTTGTTTCATGGTCAAAGGCACGAGATTGTTTGGGGGATCAAGCTTCTCAGTTAAAGTACCATTTTAGTATGAAGTCCAAAAAATATATGAGCAGTGCCTGCAAATATCAAACAAAAAAGCATTTATACCTGAATGTCGTTGAACCGGCTTGCAGTGCCTGTACCTCCAGCAGGAACATCACAGGGCTGCATGATGATCCCTCCAAAATGATCTTCAACCTTAGCAATGCTGTTGGACGAACATCCCATTGAACTACCTCCATCAGTACCTGCCATCATAGACACAGTCGAATGGATGCAGAAGTATATATCAGGAATtgaagcactacaaccaaagtgaTGGAGTCATGGCGCCCGAGCTGCCACGTGATATAAATTATCCTCTTCACTTCAAACTCATTCTGGTATGCATTCGATTCTCCTTTCGGATGTATAATGGGCACAAACTAGCACAACTCCAAGACTGAATTGAATGTAGGATTTATTGTAGTTCTCAGTTGGGTATGCAACAATTGATCTTTTCTTCAAAGCTTGGCGCCAGCCAAGACATCAAGTACAAGTGCGGCTGCCCGGTGTGATTCAAAAGGTGCCGAACTGTTGTCACACGACGCAGCTAGATGGAAGTTGTATTTACTAAAAAAAGCCAGGAATGAATGGAACCTTTCAACTCTAGCAACCCAACAAAAGCTATCCAATAGGCTTTCCCAAAACAGATGCAACCCAAGGACCGATGATAGAAAGAAGCTGCCCCCATTCCATCAATACGCCTGACATCTCAGAGCATAGGTTGCCGTTTATGTCTACGCTGCCGGAAAGTATCCTCACATGCCTTCCTCTTTTGTATATGTGATCATCTATAATTCAATAATTCAGAACTTTATCCATACAAAAGTTTGGATCTTGATGCAAACCAAGGGTTCTGATAGCACCCTCTGCTGCTAGTGATGATAGGAAagccgttctctctctctctctctctctctatatatatatatatatatatatatatatatatatatatatggaaaattCATCCTACCACCccatggtagttaccccacatatctcatatactaccatgtggtattatatatattattttattattttaaatatgttcatatattaTGACGATCATTGGACGTTGACGAAGAACATAGATGTCTTAAAAGATCCGATATGAAAAAAGGAGTTGGCATGGGCGGGCAGTCTGAGTTAAGTGGGCCAGTCCCACGGGGGCTATGGCCGGGGGCGTGAACCCCGCAGCACAAATGCCCGTCCAGGCCTTTCGGCCCGGAGATGCGCGCCTGCTTGTGCACAGGAACGCAATGGTATAGGTATATTATGCTTGCGGTGTCCCATTCCTGCCTGTGTTATTCCCTCTTTCTTCGTATAAATAAGCCCACGAAACGGCACCCATGCCAAAAGCCCCCTTTAGCCCTCCGAGGCCGGAGTGACAAGCGTGCGCCACCACGCTCGGCGGGTGCGACGGCTGGGTGGTGCGTCTATATGCCGGTCTAGGCCGTACTCAGCTGCCAATGTGGTACTAATTAATTTATAGGATATACGTATATCCTACGCTTGCAGGCGAGCTTAATTAAAGGGAGCCGCTAAATGGGCCGCGTAAAGGAACGCAGGCCGCCTCGAACGCCTCAGCCGCGACCCAAAAAGCCCTGAAAAAAACCGTGATCCATAAGAAAAAAACGCTGTCGTCCATCCCGTAGTCTATCGCTCCGCATCCTCCAAAGCTCAACTGCCGCCGCCGAAGCCTACCTCCTCGCGCCGCGCCACCTTCCGCCGCGAATTCGTCATCACGCGCCGGCACCAGAGGTAGGTCCTCTCGATTTTATCccaagagagagagagtgagagagggtttGGGGACTTGGGGGACGATTTGATCGAGGATCCACCGCCGCCACGCGCCATCTGGCCGGATCtgccagccgccgccgctgccgctctgCTGTGGGGATGGGCTCCGTGAGGTAGGAGCGGCGGGAAGATAGAGACGGGGTGCTCTCGGTGGGTGGGTTGCTGATTTGCGATTGGGGCCGCTACTGATTCTACCTGCTATTGAGTTAGGGTTTGGGTGCTGGTGCTGCTGAATTGCGAGAAAAATTAGAGAGGGGGAGAGCCAATGGGGATGTATGTGGTCCTCCTACTGACTGATTTCTTCCTTCGCTTGCGCAACCCTAGATGACCGCGGTGCGAGGGGCCGCAGTGGAGGGAGCGTGGTCTAATCCGGCGCTGATGGAgccgccggccgccgctgccgatggGCCTCAGGTGTCTGAGGTGGACTCGTTCCGGCGCCAGGTCGACGACCTCCTCTCCAAGACCGACGTGGTAACCCCCGCCCCTCCTAACCTCGGTACCAAACTCCGTCTCGCCTCGGCAGTGATCTGCAGGACTGACTCTGGTTGGTGCGGCATGTGTGTTGCAGCTCGAGAAGAGGGTGAACGAGGTGGTAGGGTTCTACAATTCCAAGAAGCACAGCAGTGGAGGGCGCAAGGCTGGCGGCAGGTACGCGGCAAACGGTGCCAGGGACAGCCACGGCAATGGGATGCCCGACCTCATGCGCCAGTTTGCCGGTATCATTCGCCAGGTGATGATCTTTCTTCTGCTATGCTTTATCCCATGATTTATTATGTCGGTTTATGTTGTTGCTTGTGTAGTCATGTTCGCTATATTCTTGCATCCTGGAGCATGTTCTACAAAGTCGGCTTGGTGCTAAGTTTGTAAATGGCATGTTAATTTAGAACAATTTACAGTGCTTTTTTCTATCTCACAGATCTTATTGATAAATATGGCGACCTAGATGCTTGTAGATATTGCCAGCACATATGCTTCTGTTCTTTCCAGCAAGAGAGATTTCTGCTGGAAAAACAAGTTTTCTGTCTCAAGTTTCGAACACTCCCAAATCTGTGTTTGCTTCCATGAACAGGGATAAACCATACAATCTAGTTCTTTTGGGCTGTTATTGGTACTCCATTCTCTATTTCTGGTCTTATAGTGTAGTGCATGAGATAAGACTAAAAAATTGGTCTTGCGCTTGTGCCAAATGAGATCATCTGAACGTAAACAATTCCTTGTGTGAATTTTAAAAGCAGCTTTTTATTGGTAGTGTATTTGAAATTGATTCAACCACTATATGTGGACAACCTTTTTTAATCTAGTTTTCTACGGCCTAATACTCAATACAAAGTTAATGGTTCTTGGGCACCTTCGAATTCGTATTGAGCTACTGCAGTTAAAATCACAAAATGTGATTTCTCTTTTCCCTATGAAAAGATTTCTGTTGATCTTTGCAAATTTTGGCACTTGATCTTCTTTGCTATATTCATTTTCTTCCAGATTACATCTCATGAATGGGCACAGCCGTTTTTGCAACCGGTAGACGTCGTAGGTCTTCAACTTGATGACTATCACCAGGTAATATTGCCAGTACATTTTGGTCTAAATGTAAATCAGTTTTGATTATATTTTTGTGTTACCTGATGTTGGCAAGCAATCAGGATCTGAAAAAAGAAAGCAGGTTTTATTGATATCACCATACTCCTGAGTCGCTGCAGGATTTGTGCTTTTCTGTCTCGAACATACTTTCAATTGACATGTTGTTGCATTTTATTAGAATATTTTCTATCTCCATGGAAAAACATAATCCTGTATATGCTTTGAAATCCAAATACTGTAAATCCTCCCTTATTTGTTTTATCGCTACGTTTTGCCTTCTTCCGTGTACATGAAATTGAAAACCATTGCTTGGAACTCCAAATACTGTAATCACCCCTAATCTATAGAAGGAAAATCTGACATATTAGGCTATCTGTTTCTTATATAACTATTAATTGGTTTGAGACTTGTTATTTACCTTCTttagtgtactccctccgtccggaaatacttgtcatcaaaatggataaatggagatgtatctagacgtattttagttctagatacatcctttttttatccattttgatgacaagtattctcggacggagggagtacttcgacTTGATGGAGCCCCTGAGTTGTTAGCAAATATGTTTCTCTATATTTGGCATATCAATAAGATGGAGTTGCTTCGTTGTTTTCTTTACCTGGATCTTGGTTGTGGTGATTCATATATTTGGTTTCTACTTTTGCAGATTATAACAAAACCTATGGATTTCTCGACCATCCGAAACAAAATGGAAGGGAAGGAAAGTACCACATATAACAGTGTCCGAGAAATATATTCTGATGTTAGATTAGTTTTTACCAATGCAATGAAGTACAATGTTCAAGGTCACCCTGTTCACATAATGGCCAAGTTCCTACTTGAGAGATTTGAGGAGAAATGGCTTCACCTTCTCCCTAAAGTTGAGAACGAGGTGGATATTTGTAGTCACATACATTACCATTTTTGTTCTGATTTGGATATGTTTCTCTATATTTGGCATATCAATAAGATGGAGTTGCTTCGTTGGTTTCTTTACCTGGATCTTGGTTGTGGTGATTCATATATTTGGGTCCTATTCTTTCAGGAAAGGGAACGGGAGGAACCAAATGATGCTCCAACCACAAGCATTTCTCCGGAAGCTGCCATTGCAATATTAGCTGAAGATACTGGTAATGAGGTCGGCCCTCTCATGTACTGTTATCTCTTTATTGTGTATGTATTGATTGAAGCACTATATATACTGACTGGCTCCTGTTCAGTATAGATTGTTTAGAAAAAAAGGTCCCAGATTTTTTATCAATGTGTTTCTGTTATTGTTTAGCTTTTGTCTGTTGATGTACCAATAAGAAATCCTTTCTTGACTAAGAGGTGTGGCCAACCTGAACATGCATCTGCATCCTTGTCTAATATACGCCTTGCATATTCACAAGCCAATTGCATAGTGCTGAAACCCCTTGTATGTTACCTTGTTTGGTTAGATATTCAGTACCTTCTCTTTCTCGTCTTGCAGCTGAATGAGATTAATAAGCAGCTGGAGGAGCTCCAGAAAATGGTGGTTCAGAGATGCAGGTTTGTTTTAGTTGTTCATGTCATGCACATCGATTTGACTGTTTGCCaagttcttttttgcggtgtgcgcGCTGACCCTAAAAAGGTCGTACATTTGCTAAGCTCTTGATATTGCAGGAAAATGACCACGGACGAGAAGAGAAAACTCGGCGCAGGTCTTTGCCAATTGTCTCCAGAAGATCTTAACAAGGCGCTAGAGTTGGTCGCGCAAGACAATCCTAGCTTCCAAACTACAGCTGAAGAAGTGGACCTTGACATGGATGCTCAGGTAAAGTTTCTTTGTGCTAACCAACCCCCTAGCACTGCTCCTCCAAGCATCACACATTGGTTATCATGTTTAACCAACCATGCTTCATGTGTGTGTGCGGGTGCAGAGCGAGACGACCCTCTGGAGGCTGAAGTTCTTTGTGAGGGAAGCATTGGAACAACAGGCGAATGTAGGCGTAATGGCCTGTGGCAAGACCGATGAAAACACAAAGAGGAGCCGCGACATGTACAATGCTCTAGCCAAGACCGTTTCGAAACGGATTAAGAGATAACCTTAGCGGCTCGGCCTTtctgatggttcatggtatttctGTAGAAAATAGGGCCATGTTCTCCCTTGTGTGAAGACATGTTGTATATATACGAAGATGAATCTGCACTAAGATATGCTTGGTCGCACCCGGTCTCATGTGGCATGGGTAGCATGCTATTGGTAGCTATGTAAAATAAAGAGCAATGTTGAACACCTCTGAGAAACaagaattattccttgaaaaagatactccctccgttcggaattacttgtcttggaaatggatgtatctagaattaaaatacgtctagatacatccattttcgcgacaagtaattccgaactgaGGGAGTAACATCAAATGTGGCAAAATGTTGTTTTGCTACAGAAAATTAACGGTGTGTACTCTGCACTTGGCACTGCGAACGACATGGAAATTCACCAGGAATCCTGACTGAAGAATAAAACAGAGGTGATTGATTTCCCGGTCTCGAGTCTAGATGCCCACGAGTTCACTTGATAGGGGAAAAATATAACCCTCCAAAAGAAACCGAAACTCGAGAGCAGCATGGATCCATGCTTTCGGCATGCGTGCCTCAGAGACAGTATTACGCAGTGGATATCACCAGAGCCGCACACTGGTCGTGCGCGAGCACATTCATCCAGAATTCACCGATGCTTTTGCATCATCATCGGCACGCCGAAATCGATTAAACCACGAAGAAACAACACATCAACTGAACCGAAAAGAAAAGATGCCTCGTATCGGAGATCTCACAGGCAAGTCAGGAACGAACACAACGACTGAAACTCACGCAGCACGGACGATAATATAAAGCTAATTAGCTAAAGACGGGGAATCGGCCAGCGAAATAAGATGAAATCACAAATTTCAAAGCGGAATAAGAACTCAGGGAGGCAAATCAAGCTGTATAACAATTACGCAGAAATCAACAAGCAGCAGGCTGCCAGACGGGAGATGGATTTTGAGGCCTTTTTTTCCTTGGTGCGAAACAACAGGTTGGAGCCAGAGATGAGGGGGCGAGCTGGTAGATGAGATGAGGAGGAGGCATGTGGACGTAGGCGGGGGTCACGTGGATGTGGGGTGGTCCATCCATGATTACACCTGGCTTCGCGGAGCGGCCACGGACGGATGGGATCGATTTCGCTGTCGTTCGATGATTGGGTCTTGCATATCCCGGCTTATCAGGATGACGTGGCGGCTTCGGGATCGCACACACCACAGGCGGCGAGAGAAAATGACAGAATCATGAGGCCGTTTTCAACGGATGGGAACAAAGAAAGTTGATAACGCAAGTTTAAAACTGTTTCTTTTCAGGACGATTTTGTTTCTCGGAAATTTGAAAGTTGGAAAAAGCAGAGAAATGATGGGTTCATGCTGCTTCCCTGTGGATGTACGTGCAAAAGGCTAGCATCGTCTCGTCCTTCTCTGTATCTGCGGCAGCCAGAACAATTTTCTCTGCGAGAAACATGCAGATACGAAGAAGGGAGGCTCACAACAAGAACGGTGATTTTAATCTGACGTTGCTGGAGCATGGATCCATCCATGCAACTCTGCCCAACTTGTGTCCACATATGGGTTTTAATCCGACGTTGCTGCAGCATAGTTTTACATAACCGGACCTGTGAATAAAACGGCTAGGCTGCTGCCTGCTGGGTTCGCCGACTCATCAGGTCGTTTGGCCGGTAGTTTTAttgcaaggtactccctccgtaaattaatataaaagcatttagaatactaaagtagtgatctaaacactcttatattagtttatgaaGGGAGTACTACAGTACCTCTGTAAGCTGGGAACCGACAGATGTCCCAATAGTTGCTGGCAGTACTTTGCGTGGTGCCATACTTTTCTCCCTGGTGAAGAAATATTCTATACGGTTGGCCTTGCAGCTGCCTGCTGGGCCATTTGGCTTGCTCGAAATCGAGCCACTTTTGAGGAAAAACTGATCAAAACGCTATTTGAAAAAATTGTCTTTGCCATgtgttctttcttgctttattggaCAGGGCTGCAGCAAGGAGATGATGCTGTGAAGCTACATGCGGGCGCCGAGCAGATCAGGGCAAGTACAATGCAGCTGATGAAGATGTGTGACGCTGCAAGACAACCGATCAGCGGAGAGTGAATCTGATGCTGCACTTCGTTGGTCATTTTGTGCTCGATGGGTCAGCTCTGTGGTTTGGGTCTTTTGGTCAGCGCTCCTTATGTTTTGGGACTGTAATAGCTGGTTAGTCCGAACTATTTGTGCTGTTCAGGTTTTCGCCCCATAGCATTCGTCACGATGTCGGTCGAATGTGGTGGGTTTCCTGATAGTGCTTGAACTCACTTTTTCCTCTTTCCCTCCCCCTGAACATGTTTCTGGAACTGATGTATTTCCGTTCATTGCAATGGAAAGGGGTAAAAGCCCGGTTAAAAAAAatacctctgtaaactaatataaacgctcttatattagtttacggagggagtaaaagtaatgttttactATGTACTAATAACATGATAGAGGCGACAGGTGAAATAGTAGATTTAGTTTAATCTACACAAGAATCAAACATAGTAGATGAGATGGTGTCCTGCAAAATATACAATTTACCATAAATCGTGCTTAGATACAATGTCGCTGATGTTTCATCGTATCTAAGCTTAGCTTAGATACGATGAAACATCAGTCACATTGTCTGCGATTGTAACATACTTCCTCCgttcgaaaaagcttgtccctcccACACACTGGAGTACCCTGCTGCGTCTTGGAAGCTCAagggaccaacatgccagctcagcTTGGGGATCACAACGCACGATGAATGTGCCTGCGAAATAAAAATGACAGAATCATGATGCCATTGAGCAGAGGGGGACAGAGAAGCTAAGGCTTTGTTCGGTTACACCATGTCCAAAGGGGATtggaggggatttggggggaatttgacTTGTATGGGATTTAATTCCTGTCAAACCCCTTCAAATCCAT encodes:
- the LOC119349296 gene encoding transcription factor GTE1-like — its product is MTAVRGAAVEGAWSNPALMEPPAAAADGPQVSEVDSFRRQVDDLLSKTDVLEKRVNEVVGFYNSKKHSSGGRKAGGRYAANGARDSHGNGMPDLMRQFAGIIRQITSHEWAQPFLQPVDVVGLQLDDYHQIITKPMDFSTIRNKMEGKESTTYNSVREIYSDVRLVFTNAMKYNVQGHPVHIMAKFLLERFEEKWLHLLPKVENEEREREEPNDAPTTSISPEAAIAILAEDTGNELNEINKQLEELQKMVVQRCRKMTTDEKRKLGAGLCQLSPEDLNKALELVAQDNPSFQTTAEEVDLDMDAQSETTLWRLKFFVREALEQQANVGVMACGKTDENTKRSRDMYNALAKTVSKRIKR